The Nitrospirota bacterium sequence ACCCGTCGATCGTAGAGGAGAAGTTTCTTCGATTGGTCGTCGAAGCTCGCCATTCTCTGAGTGCCGATCACCACAAGCCGTTGCTCTTTGAAGGGATGAAGCCAGGACACGAAAATGTGCGCCCGGACGCCGTTGTCGAACAGAAGGTTCGTAATCGTGACGTCGGCCACGTTGGGCTGAACGTAGTTCCCTCCGCACGCCACGACTTCAAACGGCATGGAATTCGCAATCCGGAGCGTGATCGCTATGTCGTGCGGCGCAAAACTCCACAGGATGTTCTCTTCGCGGCGAACTTTTCCGAAGCTCAGCCGGTTGGAGTAGATATACTGGATCTTGCCGAGCCGGCCGGACTCGACCACGTTCATCAGCTCGGCGACGGCGGGATGGTATTCGAGAACATGACCGACCATGAGAATCAGGCGGCGATCACGCGCCATTTTCACGAGTTCCGCGCCCTGATCGTAGTCGAGCGCCAGCGGTTTCTCGCAGAACACATGCTTGCCCGCCATCAGCGATTGACGCGCCAATTCGAAATGGGTGGAGGCGGGGGTCGCGATCACGATCCCGTCCACCTTTGAGACCCATGCCTGGGCCGGATCGGAGGCCAAGTCGATCCGTGGCGCCATCTTCCCGGCATTTTCGCGGGCCTCCTCTGAGGGATCGCATACCATCGCCAGCACGCCGAGTTCGGCGAAATTGCGAACGAGATTGCGCCCCCAGTATCCGGAGCCCAAAACCGCAACTTTCATAGGCGACATGGCGAACGATTGGCCCGGAGGATACCACGGTCGATCCGGGAAGGACAGTCAGCTCCTGGATCGTCCAATAATTGGACTATTTTCGCTCCCCTCGTAGATCTCCGAGGGGGATGTTCTCAGGCAGGCTTGCGTTCGAGGACTTCGACGCGGCGCTTGAGGTCCTGGAACTCTTGGCCGGCAACGGCGGCGATCCGGCGAACGGCTTCCTCGATGTGGTCGAGGCGCACGCCGTGCTGCTTGAGTTCCGTGGACATGCCCGCCATTTCAAGTCGCATGGCCTCCTGCTCCCTGCGCATGGCTATCTGCTCCTGGCGAACGCCATCCAGTCCCTCGCGAACGGTGTCCAATCCCTCCCGTACGGAAGCCAGACCCTTTTCCATGCCGTCCAACTTCCCAACGATCTGCCGCAGGTAGTCGTTTGCCAAGTCCATTCCGTTTCCCTTCTTCGCCACGGGCATATTCTACCTCCTCATTCAGGGCAAGTTCAACACGGCAGTCGGTATTAGCTTGTTCACGGTGGTGGTATCGCCGAGCTGGTAGCTTGCATTCGCGCCCCAGCATTTGACGGCGCCATCCGAGATCAACGCGCAAGTGTGGCCCCCCCCCGCGCCAACGTCCTCGCCGCCGGCGATGGCAATCACATTCGTGAGGCTGGAGACGGTCACTGGAATTGTGCTGCTGGCGGTCGAGCCATCACCAAGCTCGCCTTTCACGTTCTTCCCCCAGCATTTCACCGTGCCGTCATCGATGAGGGTGCAGGTATGAGCGCCGCCCGCGGCAAGGTAGACCGCCCCGCTGGTCAGCGACGTCACCGCCACCGCGAAGTTCCGGTCGGTCGTCGTCCCGTCGCCCACCTGCCCGCCGTCGTTCTTTCCCCAGCACTTGACCGTGTCGTTGATCATCCTCGCGCAAGTGTGGGACCCGCCTGAGGCGATCTGATACACCAGATTCACGGTGAGCGAACTGACGGCTACGGGGACGCTCCGATTGGTGTTCGTTCCATCGCCGAGTTGGCCGTTGGCGTTGAGTCCCCAACACACCACCGCCTTCCCCGCGCTCGCATTGAAAGCGCAGGCGTGATCGCCCCCCAGACTCAGGGCCACCACGTTGGTCAACGTAGTGACCGCGACCGGTGCGTACCGATCCACCGTCGATCCATCGCCCACCTGGCCGGCGTCATTCTTCCCCCAGCACTTGACGAAGCCATCGACGGTTATGGCGCAGGAGTGGTTGAGGCCCGCCCCGACATTGAGGGCGTTCGAAAGCGACGTTACGGCCGTGGGGAAGGACCGGTTCACCACCGTTCCGTCGCCGATCTGGCCGCTCCCATTGAGTCCCCAGCATTTCACATTGCCGCCTGCCACGAGGGCGCAGGCATGCGACCCACCCGCGGCCAAGGCCATCACGCCCGTCAGCGATGTGACAGGCACGACGGCAGCCCGATTCATTGTGGTCCCATCGCCCAGTTGCCCACTCGCGTTCGCGCCCCAGCACCGGGCGGTCCTGTCCGACACCAGCCCGCACGTAAAGGCCCCACCAGCGACCAGCCCCTCATGAAACGGGAGGGCCGATGGGCCTGCGCCCCGGTTGCGGTCTATCCGAGGCACGATCATCCCCGGCGCCCCGATCGTGAAACTAGTAGTGACCGGCACGTACCGGTCGACCGTCGTTCCGTCTCCGAGCTGGCCGGAGTCGTTCAGTCCCCAGCACCGGACGGACCCATCGGCCACGATGGCGCAGCCATTGCTGTGGCCTGTCGTGATCTGGAGGGCCCCCGTCAACGACGTCACGACCACGGGTGTCCACCGGTCCAGCGTCGTCCCATCACCGAGCTTCCCATTCGCATTTTGTCCCCAGCATGCCGCGCGCCCGTCCGCCAAAAGCGCACAGTTCGCCGACTGGAGGCCGTCCACGGCGAGCGCCCCCGTAAGGGAGCTCACGACCACAGGCGTATGTTTCTCCACGGTTGTTCCATCCCCGAGGGCCCCCCCCACGTTGCGGCCCCAGCACTTCACGAGGCCGTCCGGGGTCACCGCACAGGATTCACTTTCCACCCCGATGTCGCGGGCGTAGACCGGGCCGCTCACCACCACCGGCGCCAGGGCATTGTTCGTCGTTCCGTCCCCGACCGCGCCAAAGGCGTTGTACCCCCAGCACTTCACCTTGTGGTCGCCCCCGTCCATGCCACACATCGGTCCAGTCGGTCCCGGCCCGCTGCCCGCATCGATCATTCCGGAGGAAAGGCCGCCTATCCCAACCGGGCTCCAGAAGCCTGTGTTGGTATCCCCATGGCCGACGTTGCCGTCGACATTGTATCCACCGCAATAGTAGCCGTGGCCTCCCCCGTTGGATTCCTTGCCGACGAAACAGCTTGTGTACCCGGCCGACACCGCCGTCGCCGCGATGAAGGTGACCGCCGAAGGCGTACTCTTGGTCACCGTCGTTCCGTCTCCGAGCTGGCCGTAGTCGTTGGCCCCCCAACACCTGACGGCACCGCTCCCCAGCACGGCACAATTCGACCACCGAGCCGAATCCAGCATTCCCACGCTTGTGAGTGTCGATACCTGGACGGGACTCGTCCGACCGGTAGTCGTCCCGTCCCCGAGCTGGCCTGACGTACCCATTCCCACGCACCGAACCGTCCCATCCGCGAGGAGGAAACAGGTGTGGTGCCAGCCTGTCGCCACCGAGACCACGTTGTACGTCCACGTGATGGCGCTTTTCTCCACGGTTGCCGTGCTCACGTGGCCGACCTGATCCTTTGCACGGGCGACGAAGTAGTAGCGGGTTCCTTTCGTGAGACTGCTGACGCTGTAGCTCGTCGCGCCCGCCGTTGACGTGTACGTCGCCGCAAACGATGAAACGCATCCTTGGTACGTCGTGGACTGGCAGATTTCGTAGACCAAGTCCCCTGCCGCCGTTACGTT is a genomic window containing:
- a CDS encoding Gfo/Idh/MocA family oxidoreductase, encoding MSPMKVAVLGSGYWGRNLVRNFAELGVLAMVCDPSEEARENAGKMAPRIDLASDPAQAWVSKVDGIVIATPASTHFELARQSLMAGKHVFCEKPLALDYDQGAELVKMARDRRLILMVGHVLEYHPAVAELMNVVESGRLGKIQYIYSNRLSFGKVRREENILWSFAPHDIAITLRIANSMPFEVVACGGNYVQPNVADVTITNLLFDNGVRAHIFVSWLHPFKEQRLVVIGTQRMASFDDQSKKLLLYDRRVEVKDGVPMPVDGRGEEIPFAADEPLRIECKAFLSAMESGKPPLTDGASGLRVLRVLQAAQRSLITHGEPVRLPIEATA